The Helianthus annuus cultivar XRQ/B chromosome 16, HanXRQr2.0-SUNRISE, whole genome shotgun sequence genome includes a window with the following:
- the LOC110915806 gene encoding RING-H2 finger protein ATL65 isoform X2 produces the protein MQQTQTHLHFHFTNTPTHTFKLFSVFTTTMITIPPSPAPAPESTLLPQVSSPSKPPVRFTPPLIVMVVIIATAFITIAYSRAISRRFLLLRRRWRQWRRRRRLLNSYVPSSVGNGDIEDNISGEDLYNPTYGYQLFSPYGLDDAVIKTIPLSIHTRKSSVHECAVCLLEFEDNDYVRTLPVCYHAFHVDCIDIWLRCHANCPLCRASVFRPESPFSPMMSARIRPNFDDVIIESTIIEPEILLHGGSATNTSTTAATSTAIGEITQEVSLSPMRNLSEDRFNRRDFLLKRSYSFGFERNLGSERLVMEPATASPWRYGYRRGGGGSFWSKRPSPFSSLTKNRVFSFRLKSPFFRRRSGSFLPLSEPTDGGGSGGGGGSSSRRRKSFASPIFMRQSGVNVNLFSSSRLRSGDPEALLSPERYNRR, from the exons ATGCAACAAACACAAACCCACCTTCACTTCCATTTCACCAACACACCCACACACACATTCAAACTCTTTTCGGTTTTCACCACCACCATGATCACCATCCCACCGTCACCGGCTCCGGCACCGGAGAGTACTCTTCTTCCTCAAGTTTCATCTCCGTCAAAACCTCCGGTTCGGTTCACTCCGCCGTTGATAGTTATGGTTGTGATCATCGCCACCGCTTTCATAACAATCGCGTACTCTCGAGCGATTTCCAGACGGTTTCTCCTCCTACGCCGCCGTTGGCGGCAGTGGCGGAGGCGGCGGCGATTGCTAAATTCATATGTGCCTTCTTCCGTCGGAAACGGCGACATCGAAGATAACATTTCTGGAGAAGACTTGTACAATCCGACTTACGGCTATCAGCTCTTTTCGCCTTACGGTTTAGATGACGCTGTGATTAAAACAATTCCGCTTTCTATTCACACTAGAAAAAGCAGTGTTCATGAATGTGCAGTTTGTTTGTTAGAATTTGAAGATAACGATTACGTCCGTACGTTACCGGTTTGTTATCACGCGTTTCACGTTGATTGTATCGATATCTGGCTTAGATGTCACGCTAACTGTCCGCTATGTAGAGCTAGTGTTTTCCGGCCTGAATCGCCGTTCAGTCCGATGATGTCAGCCAGAATCCGCCCTAATTTTGATGACGTCATCATCGAGAGCACGATTATC GAACCAGAGATTTTGCTTCATGGCGGAAGTGCTACCAATACCAGTACAACCGCTGCAACATCCACCGCAATCGGCGAGATTACACAGGAAGTATCGCTATCTCCGATGAGAAATCTATCAGAGGACCGGTTCAACCGTCGAGATTTCCTTCTGAAACGATCGTACTCGTTCGGATTCGAGCGGAATTTAGGATCGGAGAGGCTCGTTATGGAGCCGGCGACGGCGTCACCGTGGAGATACGGATACCGTCGCGGTGGCGGAGGAAGCTTCTGGAGCAAGCGACCGTCGCCGTTCAGTTCTCTAACAAAAAACAGAGTCTTCTCATTCCGATTGAAATCGCCGTTCTTCCGGCGACGCAGCGGAAGCTTCCTGCCGTTATCGGAACCAACCGACGGCGGCGGCAGCGGGGGAGGCGGTGGAAGCTCATCTCGCCGGAGAAAATCGTTCGCAAGCCCTATTTTCATGAGGCAGTCAGGTGTGAATGTGAACTTGTTCTCATCGAGTCGGTTGAGAAGCGGTGATCCAGAAGCGTTACTGTCACCGGAGAGGTATAACAGACGGTGA
- the LOC110915806 gene encoding RING-H2 finger protein ATL65 isoform X1: protein MQQTQTHLHFHFTNTPTHTFKLFSVFTTTMITIPPSPAPAPESTLLPQVSSPSKPPVRFTPPLIVMVVIIATAFITIAYSRAISRRFLLLRRRWRQWRRRRRLLNSYVPSSVGNGDIEDNISGEDLYNPTYGYQLFSPYGLDDAVIKTIPLSIHTRKSSVHECAVCLLEFEDNDYVRTLPVCYHAFHVDCIDIWLRCHANCPLCRASVFRPESPFSPMMSARIRPNFDDVIIESTIIEPEPVPVPVLSPEPEPEILLHGGSATNTSTTAATSTAIGEITQEVSLSPMRNLSEDRFNRRDFLLKRSYSFGFERNLGSERLVMEPATASPWRYGYRRGGGGSFWSKRPSPFSSLTKNRVFSFRLKSPFFRRRSGSFLPLSEPTDGGGSGGGGGSSSRRRKSFASPIFMRQSGVNVNLFSSSRLRSGDPEALLSPERYNRR, encoded by the coding sequence ATGCAACAAACACAAACCCACCTTCACTTCCATTTCACCAACACACCCACACACACATTCAAACTCTTTTCGGTTTTCACCACCACCATGATCACCATCCCACCGTCACCGGCTCCGGCACCGGAGAGTACTCTTCTTCCTCAAGTTTCATCTCCGTCAAAACCTCCGGTTCGGTTCACTCCGCCGTTGATAGTTATGGTTGTGATCATCGCCACCGCTTTCATAACAATCGCGTACTCTCGAGCGATTTCCAGACGGTTTCTCCTCCTACGCCGCCGTTGGCGGCAGTGGCGGAGGCGGCGGCGATTGCTAAATTCATATGTGCCTTCTTCCGTCGGAAACGGCGACATCGAAGATAACATTTCTGGAGAAGACTTGTACAATCCGACTTACGGCTATCAGCTCTTTTCGCCTTACGGTTTAGATGACGCTGTGATTAAAACAATTCCGCTTTCTATTCACACTAGAAAAAGCAGTGTTCATGAATGTGCAGTTTGTTTGTTAGAATTTGAAGATAACGATTACGTCCGTACGTTACCGGTTTGTTATCACGCGTTTCACGTTGATTGTATCGATATCTGGCTTAGATGTCACGCTAACTGTCCGCTATGTAGAGCTAGTGTTTTCCGGCCTGAATCGCCGTTCAGTCCGATGATGTCAGCCAGAATCCGCCCTAATTTTGATGACGTCATCATCGAGAGCACGATTATCGAACCAGAACCGGTTCCGGTTCCGGTTCTGTCGCCTGAACCGGAACCAGAGATTTTGCTTCATGGCGGAAGTGCTACCAATACCAGTACAACCGCTGCAACATCCACCGCAATCGGCGAGATTACACAGGAAGTATCGCTATCTCCGATGAGAAATCTATCAGAGGACCGGTTCAACCGTCGAGATTTCCTTCTGAAACGATCGTACTCGTTCGGATTCGAGCGGAATTTAGGATCGGAGAGGCTCGTTATGGAGCCGGCGACGGCGTCACCGTGGAGATACGGATACCGTCGCGGTGGCGGAGGAAGCTTCTGGAGCAAGCGACCGTCGCCGTTCAGTTCTCTAACAAAAAACAGAGTCTTCTCATTCCGATTGAAATCGCCGTTCTTCCGGCGACGCAGCGGAAGCTTCCTGCCGTTATCGGAACCAACCGACGGCGGCGGCAGCGGGGGAGGCGGTGGAAGCTCATCTCGCCGGAGAAAATCGTTCGCAAGCCCTATTTTCATGAGGCAGTCAGGTGTGAATGTGAACTTGTTCTCATCGAGTCGGTTGAGAAGCGGTGATCCAGAAGCGTTACTGTCACCGGAGAGGTATAACAGACGGTGA